TGCGGGCTCATGGGTGCGCCGCCGGCGTCGTCTTCGTCCGACGTTCGCGTCGTCAATGACATCACGTATTACAAGGGCAACCCCATCGACGCGGTTGCGCACATGCTCGATCTCTACCTGCCGCGCGAGGGCAAGGACTGGCCCGTCGTCGTCCTGATTCACGGCGGCGCGTGGTTTGCCGGCAACAAGCGCTACGTCGCGCCGCTGGCGATGGAGTTGGCGCGAAACGGCATCGCGGTCGCCAGCGCGAACTACCGCCTGACGCCGCGCGTGCGCCACCCGGGCCACGTGAAGGATGTCGCGCGCGCGATCGCGTGGGTGCGGCGAAACATCGACCGCTACGACGGCAACCCGGACGCGCTGTTTCTCGCCGGGCATTCGGCCGGCGGGCATCTGGTGTCGCTCGTCGCGCTCGATCGCGGCTATCTAGGTGAGCACGGCATCGACCCGGACACGGACATCGCGGGCGTGATGCCGATCTCCGGCGTGTACGAGATTGACACCGACGTGCTCGAGCCCGCGTTCGGCAATGATCGCGACGATTGGCGCGACGCGTCGCCCATCGAGCACGTGCATCCCAGCGCGCCGCCGTTTTTCGTCTTCTTCGCCGAGCACGAGATGCAAGGCGACATCCCGCTCGTCGCGCAGGCGGGGGATTTCTTTGACGCGCTCATCGACGAGGGCGTGCCGGCGTATATCCGCGAGATTCGCGGCGCGAACCACGACACCATCGTGACGCAGACAAACGGCCCGGCGGGCACGACCGCGAAGGAGATGGTGAAGTTCGTCGAGCAATATGAGTAAGGCCGAGGCTGAAAGACTGAAAGGCTGAAAGGTCATGCGCATCGCACCGCGAAGACGCGAAGAACGCAAAGGACGCCGGGCGCTTGTCACCCT
This DNA window, taken from bacterium, encodes the following:
- a CDS encoding alpha/beta hydrolase is translated as MGAPPASSSSDVRVVNDITYYKGNPIDAVAHMLDLYLPREGKDWPVVVLIHGGAWFAGNKRYVAPLAMELARNGIAVASANYRLTPRVRHPGHVKDVARAIAWVRRNIDRYDGNPDALFLAGHSAGGHLVSLVALDRGYLGEHGIDPDTDIAGVMPISGVYEIDTDVLEPAFGNDRDDWRDASPIEHVHPSAPPFFVFFAEHEMQGDIPLVAQAGDFFDALIDEGVPAYIREIRGANHDTIVTQTNGPAGTTAKEMVKFVEQYE